In the Drosophila gunungcola strain Sukarami unplaced genomic scaffold, Dgunungcola_SK_2 000001F, whole genome shotgun sequence genome, one interval contains:
- the LOC128262443 gene encoding cullin-associated NEDD8-dissociated protein 1 — MASHQYHQIANLLEKMTSTDKDFRFMATNDLMTELQKDSIILDDESEKKVVRMVLKLLEDKNGEVQNLAVKCLGPLVNKVKEIQVETIVDSLCANMMSNTEQLRDISSIGLKTVIAELPQSSNSLAPNVCQRITGKLSTAIEKEDVSVKLESLDILADLLSRFGEFLVPFHSTILKALMPQLASSRQAVRKRTIVALSFLLIQANSNAYNGVIDHLLDGLENPPNPAAIRTYIQCLASICRQAGHRLCNHIDRSMLLLSQYSQRDDDELREFCLQACEAFVMRCPDAINPHIPMILELCLKYITYDPNYNYETDDGDTGNAMDTEDDEYVDSEEYSDDDDMSWKVRRAAAKCLEVLISTRQELIEDFYRSLSPALIARFKEREENVKSDIFHAYVALLKNTRLSDDVANDPDSMDQVSGPTSLLIEQLPLIVKAIQPLMREKSMKTRQDCFLLLRELLNSLPGALGPYLESIVPGISYSLNDKSSTSNMKIESLGFLYSLLQGHPPHAFHPHIPSLVPLVVTSVFDPFYKIATEALLVLQQLVKVIRPLEANAAKSDFDAPSFVGPVYSCTLQKLKVTDVDQEVKERAIACMGQIIANMGDMLQNELAVCLPIFMERLKNEVTRLSSVKALTLIAASSLRIDLTPILHDVLPALGTFLRKNHRALKLHSLDLINKIVINYSSNFEANLLQTAIVEIPPLISDSDLHVAQYSLTLLSTVARRQPQALVGIHEQFLRSVLILVRSPLLQGSALNCTLELFQALVQTQLSGLDYHSLVSKLMAPVLAGNGDANSRATATGASSEVVQLHKQAYHSSAKCIAALTQQCPQVATPLATKLITDLQKRNDTEIIFCLLTIGEIGRHFDLSSIQVLPQTIIECFGATSEDVKAAASHALGAVCVGSLQTYLPLILNEIEVQPKRQYLLLHSLKEVISSLSVSPSGLAQLLPSVPSIWSQLFKHCECSEEGSRNVVAECLGKLVLVNPDELLPQLQQALRSESATMRTVVVSSVKFTISDQPQPIDVLLKQNIGEFLFALRDPEPQVRRVALVAFNSAVHNKPSLVRDLLPTLLPWLYSETKVKSELIREVEMGPFKHTVDDGLDIRKAAFECMYTLLEQGLDRVDVMQFLDHVQAGLCDHYDIKMLTYLMTARLAILCPDKVLLRLDQFIQQLRDTCTHKVKANSVKQEYEKQDELKRSALRAVSALSQIPKANKNQQLVDFLKSIKETPELSKIYDYIQKDSITGSADIIVMDQS; from the exons ATGGCGTCACATCAGTACCATCAAATTGCGAATCTGCTGGAAAAA ATGACGTCGACGGACAAGGATTTCCGTTTCATGGCGACAAACGACCTGATGACGGAGCTACAGAAGGATAGCATTATTCTGGACGACGAGTCGGAGAAGAAAGTGGTGCGAATGGTGCTCAAACTGCTGGAGGACAAGAACGGCGAGGTGCAGAACTTGGCGGTAAAGTGCCTGGGCCCGCTGGTCAACAAGGTGAAGGAGATCCAGGTGGAGACCATTGTGGATTCGCTGTGCGCCAACATGATGTCGAACACGGAGCAGCTGCGCGACATATCGAGCATCGGCTTGAAGACAGTAATTGCCGAGCTGCCGCAGTCCTCCAACTCCCTGGCCCCAAATGTCTGCCAACGGATCACCGGCAAGCTGAGCACGGCCATTGAAAAG GAGGATGTCTCTGTGAAACTGGAGTCGCTGGACATACTGGCCGACTTGCTCTCTCGCTTCGGCGAATTCCTGGTCCCCTTCCACAGCACCATCCTGAAGGCCCTGATGCCCCAGCTGGCCTCTTCGCGCCAGGCCGTTCGCAAGCGCACCATCGTAGCCCTCTCCTTTCTGCTGATACAGGCCAACAGCAACGCCTACAACGGCGTCATTGACCACCTGCTCGATGGTCTCGAGAACCCACCCAACCCTGCTGCCATTCGAACGTACATTCAGTGCCTGGCTTCGATTTG TCGACAGGCTGGCCATCGGCTGTGTAATCACATTGACCGCTCTATGCTGCTGCTGAGCCAATACAGCCAGCGGGATGACGACGAGTTGCGCGAGTTTTGCCTGCAGGCGTGCGAAGCATTCGTTATGCGTTGCCCAGATGCCATAAATCCGCACATTCCAATG attttggAGCTGTGCCTCAAATATATCACCTACGATCCAAACTACAACTACGAGACTGATGATGGCGATACTGGCAACGCCATGGACACGGAGGACGATGAGTATGTGGACAGCGAGGAGTacagcgacgacgacgacatgAGCTGGAAGGTTCGTCGTGCTGCAGCCAAGTGCTTGGAGGTTTTGATTTCCACACGCCAGGAGCTCATCGAGGACTTCTATCGCAGCTTGAGTCCGGCCTTGATTGCGCGCTTCAAGGAGCGCGAGGAGAACGTTAAGTCCGACATATTCCACGCGTATGTGGCCCTGCTGAAGAACACTCGCCTGAGCGACGACGTGGCCAACGATCCCGACTCCATGGATCAGGTGTCGGGGCCGACGTCGCTGCTAATTGAGCAGCTACCACTTATCGTGAAAGCCATACAGCCGCTGATGCGGGAAAAATCGATGAAGACGCGCCAAGACTGCTTCCTCTTGCTGCGTGAGCTGTTGAACTCGCTGCCAGGCGCCCTGGGTCCCTACCTGGAGAGCATTGTGCCCGGCATAAGCTATTCGCTGAATGACAAGAGTTCGACCAGCAACATGAAGATCGAATCGCTGGGATTCCTGTACTCCCTGCTCCAAGGACATCCGCCGCACGCCTTTCACCCACACATACCCTCGCTGGTGCCCCTGGTGGTGACTTCGGTGTTCGATCCGTTCTATAAGATCGCCACCGAGGCACTCTTGGTGTTGCAACAGTTGGTGAAGGTGATTCGACCATTGGAGGCGAACGCTGCCAAGTCGGACTTTGATGCACCCTCCTTCGTGGGACCGGTTTACTCGTGCACCCTGCAGAAACTGAAGGTCACGGATGTCGACCAGGAGGTGAAGGAGCGAGCCATCGCCTGCATGGGCCAGATAATCGCTAACATGGGCGACATGCTGCAGAACGAACTGGCGGTTTGCCTGCCCATATTCATGGAGCGCTTGAAGAACGAAGTGACCAGGCTGAGCAGCGTAAAGGCCCTGACCCTCATCGCAGCATCTTCCCTGCGCATAGATCTGACTCCAATCCTGCACGACGTGCTGCCCGCACTGGGCACGTTCCTGCGAAAGAACCACCGCGCCCTGAAGCTGCACTCTCTGGATCTCATCAACAAGATCGTCATCAACTATTCGAGCAACTTTGAGGCGAATCTTCTGCAGACGGCCATCGTTGAGATTCCGCCGCTTATATCGGATTCCGACTTGCACGTGGCGCAGTACTCACTGACGCTATTGAGCACTGTGGCTCGCAGGCAGCCCCAAGCATTGGTCGGCATACATGAGCAGTTCCTGCGATCAGTGCTCATTTTGGTTCGATCTCCTTTGCTGCAG gGTTCTGCATTGAATTGCACCTTGGAGCTTTTCCAGGCCTTGGTGCAAACACAGCTGTCCGGTTTGGACTACCATTCGCTGGTGTCGAAGCTAATGGCACCTGTTTTGGCCGGCAACGGTGACGCCAACTCTAGAGCCACAGCCACAGGGGCTTCCAGTGAGGTGGTGCAGCTGCACAAGCAGGCATATCACTCGTCGGCCAAGTGCATCGCGGCCCTGACCCAACAGTGTCCCCAGGTGGCTACCCCGTTGGCCACAAAGCTGATCACGGATCTGCAGAAGCGCAACGATACGGAAATTATCTTCTGTTTGCTCACGATCGGAGAGATTGGCAGGCACTTTGACCTGAGCTCGATACAGGTGCTGCCGCAGACCATTATCGAATGTTTTGGGGCCACCTCGGAAGATGTAAAGGCGGCCGCATCCCATGCCCTCGGTGCGGTGTGCGTGGGCAGTCTGCAAACATACCTGCCTCTGATTCTCAACGAGATCGAGGTGCAGCCCAAGAGGCAGTACTTGCTGCTCCATTCGCTGAAGGAGGTCATATCGTCGCTGTCGGTGTCGCCCAGCGGTCTGGCTCAGCTTCTGCCCTCGGTGCCATCCATTTGGAGCCAGCTTTTCAAGCACTGCGAGTGCTCGGAGGAGGGATCGCGCAACGTGGTGGCCGAGTGCCTCGGCAAACTGGTGCTGGTCAATCCCGACGAGCTGCTGCCACAGCTGCAGCAAGCCTTGCGCTCCGAGAGCGCCACCATGCGCACCGTGGTGGTCTCCTCCGTGAAGTTCACCATCTCCGACCAGCCGCAGCCCATAGATGTGCTGCTTAAGCAGAACATTGGCGAGTTCCTCTTCGCCCTGCGTGATCCGGAGCCACAGGTGCGGCGCGTCGCCCTCGTGGCCTTCAACTCGGCGGTGCACAACAAGCCCAGCTTGGTGCGCGACCTGCTGCCCACCCTCTTGCCTTGGCTGTACTCGGAGACGAAGGTGAAGAGCGAGCTCATCAGGGAGGTGGAGATGGGCCCCTTCAAGCACACCGTGGACGACGGTCTCGACATCCGCAAGGCGGCATTTGAGTGCATGTACACACTTCTCGAGCAGGGCTTGGATCGTGTGGATGTCATGCAGTTCTTGGACCATGTGCAGGCTGGTCTCTGCGACCACTACGACATCAAGATGCTGACGTACCTGATGACGGCACGTCTGGCTATTTTGTGTCCGGATAAGGTCCTCCTAA GACTCGATCAATTTATACAGCAACTACGTGATACGTGCACCCACAAGGTGAAGGCAAACTCTGTGAAACAGGAGTACGAAAAGCAAGACGAACTGAAGCGTTCTGCCCTTCGTGCAGTGTCGGCCCTTTCGCAAATACCCAAAGCAA ACAAAAATCAGCAATTAGTGGATTTCCTCAAGTCGATCAAGGAGACTCCAGAGTTGAGCAAGATCTACGATTACATACAGAAGGATTCCATCACCGGTAGCGCAGATATTATTGTAATGGATCAAAGCTAA
- the LOC128262458 gene encoding protein limb expression 1 homolog encodes MVYPEEPFWVLPTVTGFYEDRDYRVNVVEALQEFWQMKQSRGAELKNGALVIYESIPANSQPYICFVTLPGGSCFGSFQNCPTKAEARRSSAKIALMNSVFNEHPSRRISDEFIQKAVQDARTSFKGTSQINEGTESGIGAFRFMLEANKGRTMLEFQELMTVFQLLHWNGSLKAMRERHCSRQEVVAHYSNRSLDDEMRSQMALDWIAREHDNPGVIRRELVLAERELETFRMAGRELRFPKEKKDILMIAHNQLGGSALNSATIDD; translated from the exons ATGGTTTACCCTGAAGAACCTTTTTGGGTTTTGCCAACGGTTACTGGATTTTACGAAGATAGAGACTATAGag TTAATGTGGTTGAAGCCCTTCAAGAGTTTTGGCAAATGAAGCAATCTCGTGGAGCTGAATTGAAAAATGGAGCTCTTGTGATTTACGAGTCGATACCAGCAAATAGCCAGCCATACATTTGTTTCGTAACGCTGCCTGGAGGAAGCTGTTTTGGTAGTTTTCAA AACTGCCCAACTAAGGCGGAGGCCCGACGCAGTTCGGCCAAGATTGCGCTAATGAACTCGGTGTTTAATGAGCACCCATCGCGCCGAATCAGCGACGAGTTCATTCAAAAAGCGGTTCAGGATGCTCGGACTTCTTTCAAAGGAACATCGCAGATCAACGAGGGCACAGAGTCTGGAATTGGAGCTTTCAG ATTCATGCTGGAGGCAAATAAGGGAAGAACAATGCTGGAGTTCCAAGAGCTTATGACTGTCTTTCAACTGCTTCACTGGAATGGATCGCTGAAGGCAATGCGTGAACGCCACTGCTCGAGGCAGGAGGTCGTGGCCCATTATTCCAACCGCAGTCTGGACGACGAGATGCGTTCACAGATGGCATTAGATTGGATTGCCAGGGAACACGACAATCCCGGCGTTATCCGCAGGGAGTTAGTGCTCGCCGAGAGAGAACTGGAGACCTTCCGCATGGCTGGACGCGAATTACGCTTTCCGAAGGAAAAAAAGGATATACTGATGATAGCTCATAATCAACTGGGCGGTAGTGCCCTTAACTCGGCTACCATTGATGATTGA
- the LOC128262460 gene encoding uncharacterized protein LOC128262460: protein MEHILNKENTGLNLPGNPMKNGAPNSVIKKNVLGKLDNVMLQTPKITPFKRNLAGLEGSIAKLSLRMTNKPIIVSKDREETNVRATNCYLGAYMLKCQPQTINLFNYTDFPNEQCLKKCGKPITEIWSDNQSGYEGLFNQLCCDLRTWEDNLENVFLPPLKFDFDDFQCSNYTEIIDTAESKYVLDLFAPMPNLESIDILF from the exons atggaACACATCTTGAACAAGGAAAACACTGGCCTTAATT TGCCGGGAAATCCTATGAAAAATGGAGCTCCTAATtcagttataaaaaaaaacgtactTGGAAAACTAGACAATGTGATGCTCCAAACTCCTAAAATAACACCATTTAAAAGGAATCTTGCGGGACTGGAGGGCAGCATCGCTAAGTTATCGCTTCGCATGACCAATAAACCAATTATTGTAAGCAAGGACCGAGAAGAAACTAATGTTAGAGCAACAAACTGTTATTTGGGCGCCTACATGTTGAAATGCCAACCACAAaccataaatttatttaactataCTGACTTTCCAAACGAGCAATGTTTGAAGAAATGCGGCAAGC CAATCACGGAAATTTGGTCGGACAATCAATCTGGATATGAAGGACTATTTAATCAACTTTGTTGTGACCTTCGTACATGGGAAGATAATTTAGAGAATGTGTTCCTCCCcccattaaaatttgattttgatgatTTTCAATGCAGTAACTACACAGAAATTATCGACACAGCTGAAAGTAAATACGTTTTAGATTTATTCGCGCCTATGCCAAACCTTGAAAGTATTGATATCTTATTTTAG